One window of the Nocardia huaxiensis genome contains the following:
- a CDS encoding ATP-binding cassette domain-containing protein, whose translation MSLAVEVGGLVKYYGKVRVLDGIDLEIPSGTVMGLLGPNGAGKTTTVRIVTTLLRPSSGTVKVAGVDVLKNPARARTRIGLSGQYAAIDANLSGFENLRMVARLYGMTPKKAAERAEELLSALGLTHAAGRRAGTYSGGMARRLDLAGALVCRPPVVVLDEPTTGLDPRGRLDMWRVIGELVDDGTTVLLTTQYLEEADLLADRITVIDRGRVIARGSADELKTSIGGDKLTVTLAAGQDPQPAMQVLAQIGIGEPGTDAGHDQITVVVGDGTRTMVEALRRLDDAGVCIVDAEVHRPSLDDVFLSLTGKSAERKAPEPAPAELQEEILS comes from the coding sequence ATGAGTCTCGCGGTGGAGGTCGGCGGACTGGTCAAGTACTACGGGAAAGTGCGGGTGCTGGACGGGATCGACCTCGAAATCCCCTCCGGCACAGTCATGGGATTGCTCGGGCCCAATGGCGCGGGCAAGACCACGACGGTGCGCATCGTCACCACCCTGCTACGCCCGAGCTCCGGCACGGTGAAAGTCGCGGGCGTGGATGTGCTGAAGAATCCGGCGCGCGCCCGCACTCGGATCGGACTGTCCGGGCAGTACGCGGCCATCGACGCCAACCTGTCCGGCTTCGAGAATCTGCGCATGGTCGCGCGGCTCTACGGCATGACGCCGAAGAAGGCCGCCGAGCGTGCCGAAGAGCTGCTGTCCGCGCTCGGCCTCACCCATGCGGCCGGGCGGCGGGCGGGCACCTACTCCGGTGGTATGGCGCGCCGCCTCGACCTGGCCGGGGCGCTGGTGTGCCGGCCGCCGGTGGTGGTGCTCGACGAACCCACCACCGGTCTGGACCCGCGCGGGCGGCTCGACATGTGGCGTGTCATCGGCGAATTGGTGGATGACGGCACCACCGTGCTGCTCACCACCCAGTACCTGGAAGAGGCCGACCTGCTGGCCGACCGCATCACCGTCATCGACCGCGGCCGCGTCATCGCGCGCGGCTCGGCGGACGAATTGAAGACCTCCATCGGCGGCGACAAGCTCACCGTCACCCTCGCCGCCGGCCAGGATCCGCAGCCCGCCATGCAGGTGCTGGCGCAGATCGGCATCGGCGAACCCGGCACCGACGCCGGCCACGATCAGATCACCGTTGTCGTCGGCGACGGCACCCGCACCATGGTCGAAGCGCTGCGCCGCCTCGACGACGCCGGCGTCTGCATCGTCGACGCCGAAGTGCACCGCCCCAGCCTCGACGACGTATTCCTTTCCCTCACCGGCAAATCCGCCGAACGCAAGGCCCCCGAACCCGCGCCCGCCGAACTGCAAGAGGAGATCCTGTCGTGA
- a CDS encoding ABC transporter permease — protein MVLPRVFRDSAIVAYRNLLTILRVPTLLVTATIQPLMFVFLFAYIFGASLGGSQYREFLLAGIFTQTVAFNAAFTTVGLANDLHKGIIDRMRTLPMSRLAVLMGRTLSDTVVNILALAVMVACGYVVGWRINGSIADAVLAFAVILLFAFAMSWVGAITGLMSPSVEVAQSAGLIWLFPLTFISSAFISGETLPGPLRTIAEWNPITAVSAAGRKLFDNGAPPTFTPADGWPAEHCVEYAIYCSLAILAVAVPLALLQYRKVASH, from the coding sequence ATGGTATTGCCCCGGGTCTTCCGCGACAGCGCCATCGTCGCCTACCGCAACCTGCTCACCATCCTGCGCGTCCCCACCCTGCTGGTCACCGCCACCATCCAGCCCCTCATGTTCGTTTTCCTCTTCGCCTACATCTTCGGCGCCTCCCTCGGCGGCAGCCAGTACCGCGAATTTCTCCTCGCCGGAATCTTCACCCAGACAGTCGCTTTCAATGCCGCCTTCACCACCGTCGGCCTCGCCAACGACCTGCACAAAGGCATCATCGACCGCATGCGCACCCTGCCCATGTCCCGCCTCGCGGTACTCATGGGCCGCACCCTCTCCGACACGGTCGTCAATATCCTGGCCCTCGCCGTCATGGTCGCCTGCGGCTACGTGGTCGGCTGGCGCATCAACGGCTCCATAGCCGACGCCGTCCTGGCCTTCGCAGTAATCCTGCTGTTCGCCTTCGCCATGTCCTGGGTAGGAGCCATCACCGGCCTGATGTCCCCCAGCGTCGAGGTAGCCCAAAGTGCCGGCCTGATCTGGCTTTTCCCCCTGACCTTCATCTCCTCGGCCTTCATCTCCGGCGAAACCCTCCCCGGCCCCCTGCGCACCATCGCCGAATGGAACCCCATCACCGCGGTCTCCGCCGCAGGCCGAAAACTCTTCGACAACGGCGCCCCACCCACCTTCACCCCCGCAGACGGCTGGCCCGCCGAACACTGCGTCGAATACGCCATCTACTGCTCCCTCGCCATACTCGCGGTAGCAGTCCCCCTCGCCCTCCTCCAATACCGAAAAGTAGCCAGCCACTAA
- a CDS encoding class I SAM-dependent methyltransferase, with protein MCRCAIHHPSAQRHTPIPSTAPPTRPQPSTGPSNGPPAPESSTWGAGTGKLTAALLALDLDVIAVEPDPAMLTELHRTLPTVRALPGSAENIPLPNDSIDAVVAGNALHWFDMATAGPEIARVLTPRGTLSGLWNVLDTRIEWVAELERISGPAVIGPRDTITTWRAATATLHLPGTASPSHFTTPEQAEFPHSQPRTAASLVATLATRAGVLVMPEPARQATLTRIHTYLSTRPETATGIFALPMQTGVLRTRLR; from the coding sequence ATGTGCCGCTGCGCCATTCACCATCCTTCGGCGCAGCGGCACACGCCTATTCCCAGCACCGCCCCACCTACGCGACCGCAGCCGTCCACTGGGCCCTCGAACGGGCCCCCGGCCCCCGAGTCCTCGACCTGGGGGGCCGGCACAGGCAAACTCACCGCCGCCCTCCTCGCCCTCGACCTCGACGTAATCGCCGTCGAACCAGACCCCGCAATGCTCACCGAACTACACCGCACCCTCCCCACCGTGCGTGCTCTCCCCGGCAGCGCCGAAAACATCCCCCTCCCAAACGATTCCATAGACGCCGTCGTCGCCGGCAACGCCCTGCACTGGTTCGACATGGCAACCGCCGGCCCCGAAATCGCCAGAGTCCTAACCCCTCGAGGCACCCTGTCCGGCCTGTGGAACGTCCTCGACACCCGCATCGAATGGGTCGCCGAACTCGAACGAATCAGCGGCCCCGCAGTAATCGGCCCCCGAGACACCATCACCACCTGGCGCGCGGCAACCGCTACCCTCCACCTCCCCGGCACAGCCTCCCCCTCCCACTTCACCACCCCGGAACAGGCGGAGTTCCCCCACAGTCAGCCCCGCACCGCCGCCTCCCTCGTCGCCACCCTGGCAACCCGCGCAGGCGTCCTGGTCATGCCAGAACCCGCACGCCAAGCCACCCTCACCCGCATCCACACCTACCTCTCCACCAGACCCGAAACCGCCACAGGCATATTCGCCCTCCCAATGCAGACCGGCGTACTCCGCACCCGCCTACGGTGA
- a CDS encoding barstar family protein has product MLAVDAPTLVEHRSPWVVVTAATDPWVASELAAVHAQDGIEIRLDARELMDPAALFRAFATDLHFPRYFGHNWDALADCLENLHGPWHDGRDIAVLIDNADLLLTVEYLGLFVEVLCQAAWQVNLRLDADDQPQDEPPRALHFVLLLNTIPADAFTAGLGNRRGLAITIAAGRLLATLSDDYWL; this is encoded by the coding sequence ATGCTCGCCGTGGATGCCCCGACGCTCGTTGAACACAGGTCACCCTGGGTTGTCGTGACCGCCGCCACCGACCCGTGGGTGGCGAGTGAACTCGCCGCGGTCCATGCGCAGGACGGGATCGAAATTCGCCTGGATGCCCGGGAATTGATGGACCCGGCCGCGTTGTTCCGCGCGTTTGCCACAGACCTGCATTTCCCCCGCTACTTCGGCCACAACTGGGATGCTCTGGCTGACTGCCTCGAGAATCTCCACGGCCCCTGGCACGATGGCCGCGACATCGCGGTCCTGATCGACAACGCCGATCTCCTGCTGACGGTGGAGTATCTGGGCTTGTTCGTCGAGGTGCTCTGCCAAGCGGCATGGCAGGTGAACCTGCGCCTCGACGCGGACGACCAACCGCAAGACGAACCACCCCGGGCCCTGCACTTCGTCCTGCTGCTCAACACGATTCCCGCCGACGCCTTCACAGCCGGACTCGGCAACCGACGCGGCCTGGCGATCACGATCGCAGCCGGGCGGCTCCTGGCCACCTTGTCCGACGACTACTGGCTTTGA
- a CDS encoding metal-dependent hydrolase, whose protein sequence is MTNLQPRKMDFGFEDADVPFLWNPANPAWSSMSNAVSFLAVGFEKMIVKLIMQLKPALTDPEVAAEAIAFMRQEGHHSTAHRAHVKALIKQYPGLQNTLDAVIGEFDLLTEATSHDYRLAYTADLEATFTPVFKLMLDNEDTLFRPGDDRVASMFIWHFVEEVEHRSSAMILFNSLVGDEVYRMRMAPSIFVHVLKVIRIACTGFNNHVPLADRQVDALSMFARHRAKQRVLQYFAPYLTKGPMPRAFDGLQLRAQLTALGGVVRSQMPHHDPAHEDLPELAGRWFERYDAGYDCTRWYTADARPQEVTR, encoded by the coding sequence GTGACCAACTTGCAACCCCGAAAGATGGATTTCGGATTCGAGGACGCCGACGTCCCCTTCCTGTGGAACCCGGCGAATCCGGCCTGGTCGAGCATGTCCAACGCCGTGTCGTTCCTGGCCGTCGGCTTCGAGAAGATGATCGTGAAGCTGATCATGCAGCTCAAACCGGCGCTCACCGATCCGGAGGTGGCGGCGGAGGCCATCGCGTTCATGCGGCAGGAGGGCCATCATTCGACCGCGCACCGCGCGCATGTGAAGGCCCTGATCAAGCAGTACCCGGGGCTGCAGAACACCCTCGACGCGGTGATCGGCGAATTCGATCTGCTCACCGAGGCCACCTCGCACGACTACCGGCTGGCCTACACCGCCGACCTCGAAGCCACCTTCACCCCGGTGTTCAAGCTCATGCTCGACAACGAGGACACGCTGTTCCGTCCCGGCGACGACCGGGTGGCCTCCATGTTCATCTGGCATTTCGTCGAGGAGGTCGAGCACCGCAGCTCGGCCATGATCCTCTTCAATTCCCTGGTGGGAGACGAGGTCTACCGCATGCGCATGGCGCCGTCGATCTTCGTGCACGTGCTGAAGGTGATCCGGATCGCGTGTACCGGCTTCAACAACCATGTCCCCCTTGCCGATCGGCAGGTCGACGCGCTGTCCATGTTCGCCCGGCATCGTGCCAAGCAGCGGGTGCTGCAGTACTTCGCGCCGTACCTGACCAAGGGGCCGATGCCGCGCGCGTTCGACGGGCTGCAGCTCAGGGCGCAGCTCACCGCACTCGGCGGCGTCGTGCGCAGCCAAATGCCGCATCATGACCCGGCGCACGAGGATCTGCCCGAGCTGGCCGGGCGCTGGTTCGAGCGCTACGACGCCGGTTACGACTGCACCCGCTGGTACACCGCCGACGCGCGTCCGCAGGAGGTGACCCGATGA
- a CDS encoding TetR/AcrR family transcriptional regulator yields MARRRGWGGSPPANDQEAHGRIVATAVELIGRTGAAISIADVAEALGVIRQTVYRYFPSAESLMAAAAIASVDGFLDRLTAHVAGLGDPVEAMTEGVVYTLAEVRRTPHLGILLSRSYSSVDPDSLTSDQAKAFGMSMIRRFDVDWEQHGYDDAALLELVEYVLRTMHSFFVSPGTRTEDQLRAYLHRWMGSAIAAQREYAR; encoded by the coding sequence GTGGCACGCAGAAGGGGATGGGGCGGCAGTCCGCCGGCGAATGATCAAGAGGCGCATGGCCGTATCGTCGCCACCGCGGTCGAGCTGATCGGCCGGACCGGCGCGGCGATCAGCATCGCCGATGTGGCCGAGGCGCTCGGCGTCATCCGGCAGACCGTGTACCGCTACTTCCCCAGCGCCGAATCCCTCATGGCCGCAGCGGCCATCGCCTCGGTCGACGGCTTCCTCGACCGCCTGACCGCCCACGTCGCGGGCCTCGGCGATCCGGTCGAAGCCATGACCGAGGGCGTCGTCTACACCCTCGCCGAAGTCCGCCGCACTCCACATCTGGGCATCCTGCTGTCGCGCTCGTACTCCAGCGTCGATCCGGACAGCCTCACCTCCGATCAGGCGAAAGCCTTCGGCATGTCCATGATCCGGCGCTTCGACGTCGACTGGGAACAGCACGGCTACGACGACGCCGCCCTACTGGAACTCGTCGAATACGTCCTGCGCACCATGCACTCGTTCTTCGTCTCCCCGGGCACCCGCACCGAGGATCAACTGCGCGCCTACCTCCACCGCTGGATGGGCAGCGCGATAGCCGCACAACGGGAGTACGCGCGATGA
- a CDS encoding GNAT family N-acetyltransferase: MIWPFDIAASGLTDGQVSLREYRCADAEELFEALRDDRAWEHIPREIPRDAAEFDARVRAGLPGLERAAFTIRQRERVVGGTSIFYDPATPGGVEIGATQFDPAVWGTGVNTRAKHLLMREIFARGADWIQFRTDERNGRSAAAIRKLGATDLGVRQDDLVRRDGSVRRSRWFRLDRPAG, from the coding sequence ATGATCTGGCCCTTCGACATCGCCGCGTCCGGGCTGACCGACGGGCAGGTGTCGCTTCGCGAATACCGTTGCGCCGATGCGGAAGAACTGTTCGAAGCCTTGCGCGATGACCGCGCCTGGGAGCACATCCCCCGTGAGATCCCGCGCGACGCAGCAGAATTCGACGCGCGAGTGCGGGCCGGGCTGCCTGGGCTCGAACGCGCGGCCTTCACCATCAGGCAGCGCGAGCGGGTGGTCGGCGGCACCTCGATCTTCTACGACCCGGCGACCCCCGGTGGGGTGGAAATCGGTGCCACACAGTTCGATCCGGCGGTGTGGGGGACAGGTGTGAACACCCGCGCCAAACACCTGCTGATGCGCGAGATCTTCGCGCGGGGGGCCGACTGGATCCAATTCCGCACCGACGAGCGCAATGGCCGCTCGGCGGCCGCGATCCGCAAACTCGGGGCGACGGATCTCGGTGTGCGGCAGGACGATCTCGTCCGGCGCGACGGCAGCGTCCGGCGCAGCCGCTGGTTCCGTCTGGACCGTCCCGCGGGCTGA
- a CDS encoding thioesterase family protein, which produces MSGVREKAQADNAITAEGIGIPPYFVSLEPTADGFDRYLATESTVSVWAPTMQHGAPPSALLARAIEHCAPRAGTRIGRLTMEILGPIPVSEIEVRAWIERPGKRVEMVAAELAARKPDGTRRVVATARAWRIATSDTAAVALTQDQPLPPVAETSGFDSGIPSGWDVGYVRTVDLRAIDGPGRRVWVRSLTTVVDDEPMTPLVRALAVVDIANGVGAQLDPAHWTFLNTDLTVDLFRAPEGEWIGLDVQTSIGPDGIGLCSTTLFDEQGALGRSMQTLEVRPRD; this is translated from the coding sequence ATGAGCGGAGTGCGTGAGAAAGCCCAAGCCGACAATGCCATCACGGCCGAGGGCATAGGCATACCGCCGTATTTCGTCTCCCTCGAACCCACAGCAGACGGCTTCGACCGTTACCTGGCCACCGAGTCCACCGTGAGCGTCTGGGCTCCCACCATGCAGCACGGCGCACCCCCGTCGGCCCTGCTGGCCCGCGCCATCGAACACTGCGCACCGCGCGCGGGCACCCGCATCGGCCGGCTCACCATGGAGATCCTGGGCCCGATCCCGGTCTCCGAGATCGAGGTTCGCGCCTGGATCGAACGCCCCGGCAAACGCGTCGAAATGGTCGCCGCCGAACTCGCGGCCCGGAAACCGGACGGCACCCGCCGCGTGGTCGCCACCGCCCGCGCCTGGCGCATCGCCACCTCCGACACCGCGGCCGTGGCCCTCACCCAGGACCAGCCGCTGCCCCCGGTCGCCGAGACCTCCGGTTTCGACTCGGGCATCCCCTCCGGCTGGGATGTCGGCTATGTGCGGACCGTGGACCTGCGCGCCATCGACGGACCCGGCCGCCGCGTGTGGGTGCGCTCGCTCACCACCGTGGTCGACGACGAGCCGATGACCCCGCTCGTGCGCGCCCTCGCCGTCGTGGACATCGCGAACGGTGTTGGCGCCCAGCTCGATCCGGCCCACTGGACCTTCCTCAACACCGACCTCACCGTCGACCTGTTCCGCGCCCCGGAAGGCGAATGGATCGGCCTGGACGTGCAGACCTCCATCGGCCCCGACGGCATCGGCCTGTGCTCCACCACCCTGTTCGACGAACAGGGCGCGCTCGGCCGCTCGATGCAAACCCTCGAGGTCCGCCCCCGCGACTGA
- a CDS encoding RNA polymerase-binding protein RbpA yields MADRVLRGSRLGAVSYETDRDHDLAPRRVARYRTDNGEEFDVPFADDAEIPPTWLCRNGQEGVLIEGTTQEPKKVKPPRTHWDMLLERRSKEELEELLQERMELLKNRRRA; encoded by the coding sequence ATGGCAGATCGCGTACTCCGGGGCTCTCGGCTCGGAGCGGTGAGCTACGAGACCGACCGCGACCACGACCTGGCGCCGCGTCGGGTGGCGCGGTACCGGACCGACAATGGCGAGGAATTCGATGTTCCCTTCGCCGACGACGCCGAAATCCCGCCCACGTGGCTGTGCCGCAACGGCCAGGAGGGCGTGCTGATCGAGGGCACCACCCAGGAGCCCAAGAAGGTCAAGCCGCCGCGCACGCACTGGGACATGCTGCTGGAGCGCCGCAGCAAGGAGGAGCTGGAAGAGCTCCTGCAGGAGCGCATGGAGCTGCTCAAGAACCGCCGGCGCGCCTGA
- a CDS encoding M23 family metallopeptidase, with translation MAVTAVVGASLSVLAAADQDAAGVSNGQLPATAVVNDLKFTAFTPVEAQLPQFVPPEVSDFLRTLGIEQARPKTVRPVAGPLTSGFGQRWGAMHAGIDFGDGFGAPIKAVTDGTVIEAGPASGFGLWVRVQQDDGTIGVYGHMQDILVQVGQQLRAGDTIATVGSRGYSTGPHLHYEVHTAPGQQIDPIPWLAARGMDVGAAVE, from the coding sequence GTGGCCGTTACCGCCGTCGTCGGAGCCTCGCTGAGCGTGCTCGCGGCCGCCGACCAGGACGCCGCGGGTGTCTCCAATGGCCAACTCCCGGCAACCGCCGTGGTGAACGACCTGAAGTTCACCGCCTTCACCCCCGTGGAAGCCCAGCTCCCGCAGTTCGTGCCGCCGGAGGTCTCCGACTTCCTGCGCACCCTCGGCATCGAGCAGGCCCGCCCCAAGACCGTCCGCCCGGTGGCCGGTCCGCTCACCTCCGGCTTCGGCCAGCGCTGGGGCGCCATGCACGCCGGCATCGACTTCGGCGACGGCTTCGGCGCGCCGATCAAGGCCGTCACCGACGGTACCGTCATCGAGGCGGGCCCGGCGTCGGGCTTCGGCCTGTGGGTGCGCGTGCAGCAGGACGACGGCACCATCGGCGTCTACGGCCACATGCAGGACATCCTGGTCCAGGTGGGCCAGCAGCTGCGCGCGGGCGACACCATCGCCACCGTCGGCAGCCGCGGCTACTCCACCGGCCCGCACCTGCACTACGAGGTGCACACCGCGCCCGGCCAGCAGATCGACCCCATTCCGTGGCTCGCCGCCCGTGGCATGGATGTGGGCGCCGCCGTCGAGTGA
- a CDS encoding ArsR/SmtB family transcription factor: MIANGVRVLSALADPTRRAVFEALPQGPRSVGDLAAALGVSSSAISQHLKVLREARLVMMRPAGNKRLYSLDPRGLADARDYLEQFWPSAIAAYSAALSNARTEEI, encoded by the coding sequence GTGATCGCTAACGGAGTCAGAGTGCTGAGCGCGCTCGCCGATCCCACTCGACGCGCGGTTTTCGAAGCCCTCCCGCAGGGGCCCAGGTCGGTCGGCGACCTGGCCGCCGCACTCGGCGTCAGTAGTTCAGCAATCTCGCAGCACCTGAAGGTGCTGCGCGAGGCGCGCCTGGTGATGATGCGGCCCGCCGGAAACAAGCGGCTGTACTCCCTGGACCCGCGCGGCCTGGCCGATGCCCGCGACTACCTCGAACAGTTCTGGCCCAGTGCCATCGCGGCTTATTCCGCGGCCCTGTCGAACGCACGCACAGAAGAGATATAA
- a CDS encoding glycosyltransferase family 9 protein translates to MAVVLVLRARGLGDLLTAVPALRALRRARPGDHIALAAPHRLKPIVDLIASVDEMLPTVDPAPMRWDGEAPALAVNLDGARADSLVQLAKTNPARILSYRHPAFPELAGPEWEPEMHDVDRWCHLLEFDGIAADRRNLGLVPPVATTSHRDCVVVHVGAGSPARRWPPDRFAAVVRHLLVQGREVVLTGDESERDLATGVATRAGLSPSRVLAGEQNLIELAATVAEAALVVSGDTGVAHLATAFGTRTVLMFGPTPPSRSGPPPHLLGRHAVLWAGQTGEHDGLTVDAGLLRIGVPEVINAVDKQLRKRPWPGTGMDRRGQQAYRRVG, encoded by the coding sequence GTGGCGGTTGTACTCGTGCTGCGTGCACGCGGACTGGGTGATCTGCTCACCGCGGTCCCCGCACTGCGCGCGTTGCGCCGGGCCAGGCCCGGCGATCACATCGCGCTGGCAGCACCCCACCGCCTGAAACCCATTGTCGATCTGATCGCCTCGGTCGACGAAATGCTGCCCACGGTCGATCCGGCGCCCATGCGCTGGGACGGCGAAGCCCCCGCCCTCGCGGTGAACCTGGACGGCGCTCGCGCGGATTCCCTTGTGCAACTGGCCAAGACGAATCCGGCCCGGATTCTCAGCTACCGTCACCCTGCCTTCCCGGAGTTGGCAGGGCCGGAGTGGGAGCCCGAGATGCACGATGTGGACCGCTGGTGTCACCTGCTCGAATTCGATGGCATCGCCGCCGACCGCCGCAATCTCGGCCTGGTGCCGCCGGTCGCCACCACCAGCCATCGCGACTGCGTGGTCGTGCACGTGGGCGCGGGCTCGCCCGCGCGGCGCTGGCCGCCGGACCGGTTCGCCGCCGTCGTGCGGCACCTGCTGGTGCAGGGGCGTGAAGTGGTACTGACGGGCGATGAGAGCGAACGCGATCTGGCCACGGGTGTGGCCACCCGGGCCGGGCTGTCGCCGAGCCGGGTGCTGGCCGGGGAGCAGAACCTCATCGAGCTGGCCGCCACGGTCGCCGAGGCCGCGCTGGTCGTGTCCGGGGATACCGGAGTCGCCCATCTCGCAACGGCTTTCGGCACCCGCACGGTGCTCATGTTCGGTCCGACCCCGCCCAGTCGCAGCGGGCCGCCGCCGCACCTGCTGGGCCGGCATGCGGTGCTGTGGGCCGGGCAGACCGGTGAGCACGATGGCCTGACGGTCGACGCGGGGCTGCTACGGATCGGGGTGCCCGAGGTGATCAATGCCGTAGACAAGCAGTTGCGGAAGCGGCCGTGGCCGGGGACGGGTATGGATCGGCGGGGGCAGCAGGCGTACCGGCGCGTGGGCTGA
- a CDS encoding SGNH/GDSL hydrolase family protein gives MTINDIDTHHEIADATRTEANDSLVLQDSEAATLLRAAPWRRFAVIGDSTAAGVGDPTPGYETVSWNNRLGRWLLAAHPNAEYHTTGRMGATITEVAAEQLADLHRFHPDLVHVTCGGNDLFRRDVDLGQVERDLDELCTAATATGARLSMFTLADAATGPLVSMRPRLAAFADIVRRVAARHDAILTEFWSHEARLRPDWLSSDFIHLSMSGHAVVASEMAKSLAHHANPETPQPEFRSGH, from the coding sequence GTGACCATCAACGACATCGACACCCATCACGAGATCGCCGACGCCACCCGCACCGAAGCGAACGATTCACTCGTACTTCAGGATTCGGAGGCCGCCACCCTGCTGCGCGCGGCACCCTGGCGTCGATTCGCGGTGATCGGCGACTCCACCGCCGCCGGCGTCGGTGATCCCACACCGGGATACGAGACCGTGTCGTGGAACAACCGGCTGGGCCGCTGGCTGCTGGCCGCGCATCCGAATGCCGAGTACCACACCACCGGCCGCATGGGCGCGACCATCACCGAGGTGGCCGCCGAGCAGCTCGCCGACCTCCATCGCTTCCACCCGGACCTGGTGCACGTCACCTGCGGCGGCAATGACCTGTTCCGACGGGATGTCGATCTCGGCCAGGTCGAACGCGATCTCGACGAGCTGTGCACGGCCGCCACCGCCACCGGCGCCCGGCTTTCCATGTTCACCCTCGCCGATGCCGCCACGGGCCCACTGGTGTCGATGCGCCCGCGCCTGGCCGCCTTCGCCGATATCGTGCGCCGGGTCGCCGCCCGGCACGACGCCATCCTCACCGAATTCTGGTCCCACGAGGCCCGGCTGCGCCCGGACTGGCTCAGCAGCGACTTCATTCACCTCAGCATGTCCGGGCACGCCGTGGTCGCCTCTGAGATGGCGAAATCCCTTGCCCACCACGCCAACCCCGAGACACCGCAGCCGGAGTTCCGCAGCGGACACTGA